In Caldisericia bacterium, the genomic stretch TCGTAGAAGAACTTGCCGGGGTATTTGCGATTGGCACCGATCCCACCTACCACGGCGGCCAAGTGGATCACGATATCAGGTTGGGAATCCTCGTACATCCGGATGATGGCTTCTTTTTCCCGGAGGTCGTACTCACGACTGCGCGGAACAAAGATATGGCGGCATCCTCGC encodes the following:
- a CDS encoding NAD-dependent epimerase/dehydratase family protein; its protein translation is MSFWENKRVTVTGGAGFLGSYVVEKLRERGCRHIFVPRSREYDLREKEAIIRMYEDSQPDIVIHLAAVVGGIGANRKYPGKFFY